In Gemmata obscuriglobus, a single genomic region encodes these proteins:
- the rplF gene encoding 50S ribosomal protein L6 encodes MSRIGKQPIALPAGVKVTIAGTSVKVEGPKGKLELTAHQNMKIESDGKAITVARPNDDRQNRALHGLTRALINNMVVGVTKGYEKKLKVEGVGFQAAAKDKGVELTVGYANRIVHLPPVGITVAVPDPTTIVVSGADKQMVGQFAAEIRASRKPEPYKGKGVRYENEVVRRKEGKSFAAGK; translated from the coding sequence ATGTCGCGTATTGGTAAGCAGCCGATCGCCCTCCCCGCCGGGGTGAAGGTGACGATCGCCGGGACGAGCGTCAAGGTCGAGGGGCCGAAGGGCAAACTCGAACTCACCGCGCACCAGAACATGAAGATCGAGTCGGACGGGAAGGCCATCACGGTCGCCCGCCCGAACGACGACCGGCAGAACCGGGCGCTGCACGGTCTCACCCGCGCGCTCATCAACAACATGGTCGTCGGCGTCACCAAGGGCTACGAGAAGAAGCTCAAGGTGGAAGGCGTCGGGTTCCAGGCTGCCGCAAAAGACAAAGGCGTGGAACTGACTGTCGGCTACGCCAACCGCATCGTCCACCTGCCGCCGGTGGGCATCACCGTCGCGGTCCCCGACCCCACCACGATTGTGGTGAGCGGCGCGGACAAGCAGATGGTCGGCCAGTTCGCCGCCGAGATCCGTGCGAGCCGCAAGCCGGAGCCGTACAAGGGTAAGGGCGTCCGTTACGAGAACGAAGTCGTCCGCCGTAAGGAAGGCAAGTCCTTCGCGGCCGGGAAGTAG